One Solidesulfovibrio fructosivorans JJ] DNA window includes the following coding sequences:
- a CDS encoding FAD-dependent oxidoreductase: MAEEFDSHYDVIVIGGGGSGLSAAVQAAKNGLTCAVLEKEEQLGGSSAFAEGHAAFESDEQKKRGITVTKQEAYTAYIDYSHWRCDSALVNRFVENAATTITKMRDEVGAVYEDVTITAPEQPGELVTWHLPEGEVAHLLELLEADARRRGVDIFLSTPATRILRGEDGKIKGVVAKDADGETVRLGARAVVVGSGGYAANPALINKYGKFKIGEHVINAGGKGNTGDGLKMMQEVGAVENSNIGTMVFFPLMRDKTVTSHVNNAGMQPSLWVDKHGRRFTNETVGLNFGNAGDLMVGLPDAMFWCILDQDFIDRLVNKGNFVGLGIYVRNYEKLIHLPGELEADAANDSCTNVYKGETLEALAGKIGVAPEVLRSEVGEYNGYVSAGEDKKYRKDPKYLFPCNRGPFYAIKMEPGIMVSVGAIKINEYMQVLDANGGVIPGLYSVGCDAGGLFGESYQLTIPGSANGFALTSGWLSADDIAEKVNAGAL; the protein is encoded by the coding sequence ATGGCTGAAGAGTTCGATTCCCACTACGACGTCATCGTGATCGGCGGCGGCGGCTCGGGCCTGTCGGCCGCCGTGCAGGCCGCCAAAAACGGCCTGACCTGCGCCGTGCTCGAAAAGGAAGAGCAACTCGGCGGCAGCTCGGCCTTTGCCGAGGGCCACGCGGCCTTCGAGTCCGACGAACAGAAAAAACGCGGCATCACGGTCACCAAGCAAGAAGCCTACACGGCCTACATCGACTACTCGCACTGGCGCTGCGATTCGGCGCTGGTAAACCGCTTCGTCGAGAACGCCGCCACCACCATCACGAAAATGCGTGACGAGGTGGGAGCCGTCTATGAGGACGTCACCATCACCGCGCCCGAGCAGCCCGGCGAACTCGTCACCTGGCACCTGCCCGAAGGCGAGGTCGCGCATCTGCTCGAGCTGCTCGAAGCGGACGCCCGCCGCCGCGGCGTCGACATCTTCCTGTCCACCCCCGCGACCAGGATCCTGCGGGGCGAGGACGGCAAGATCAAGGGCGTGGTCGCCAAGGACGCCGACGGCGAGACCGTCAGGCTCGGGGCCAGGGCCGTCGTGGTCGGCTCCGGCGGCTACGCCGCCAATCCCGCGCTGATCAACAAGTACGGCAAGTTCAAGATCGGCGAGCACGTCATCAATGCCGGCGGGAAAGGGAACACCGGCGACGGCCTCAAGATGATGCAGGAGGTCGGCGCCGTCGAGAACTCCAATATCGGCACCATGGTGTTCTTTCCTCTGATGCGTGACAAAACCGTCACCAGCCATGTCAACAACGCCGGCATGCAGCCCTCGTTATGGGTCGACAAGCACGGCCGGCGTTTCACCAACGAGACCGTGGGGCTCAACTTCGGCAATGCCGGCGACCTCATGGTGGGCCTGCCGGACGCGATGTTCTGGTGCATCCTCGATCAGGACTTCATCGACAGGCTGGTCAACAAGGGCAACTTTGTCGGTCTCGGCATCTACGTCCGCAACTACGAAAAACTGATCCATCTGCCCGGGGAACTTGAGGCTGACGCCGCAAACGACAGCTGCACCAACGTCTACAAGGGAGAGACCCTCGAGGCGCTGGCCGGCAAGATCGGTGTCGCTCCAGAGGTGCTGCGCTCGGAAGTCGGGGAGTACAACGGCTACGTCAGTGCCGGCGAGGACAAGAAGTACCGCAAGGACCCGAAGTATCTCTTTCCCTGCAATCGTGGCCCCTTTTACGCCATCAAGATGGAACCCGGCATCATGGTCAGCGTCGGCGCCATCAAGATCAATGAATACATGCAGGTCCTCGACGCCAATGGTGGGGTCATTCCAGGCCTCTACAGCGTCGGTTGCGACGCGGGCGGCCTGTTCGGCGAAAGCTACCAACTGACGATTCCGGGCTCGGCCAACGGCTTCGCCCTGACATCGGGCTGGCTGTCGGCCGACGACATCGCCGAGAAAGTCAACGCCGGCGCGCTCTGA
- a CDS encoding electron transfer flavoprotein subunit alpha/FixB family protein has product MSQAWIIVTEEKQTPALVAMAKGLGGKVIAAVIGPRALAEAAAAAGPDAVKWVETEQGRPAEAYAGPVARLIAADAPGAVVASASAAGRVLAGATAVKLGAAMIPRGLKLSAAGETTLLERADLDGRVIETIASAGPVVTFYAGGDVERTPCSPAPIETVAADGVADIRLEKTEPAAGADAGITKASVVVSVGRGLKKKDDLTLIQGLATALGAEIGCSMPVADDLGWVEKERYVGRSGQHITPRLYIAVGIQGAPQHLEGIRGTKVVVGINNDPDAPIFKAADFGIVGDLYEVVPALRAALGK; this is encoded by the coding sequence ATGAGCCAGGCATGGATCATCGTGACGGAGGAAAAGCAGACGCCCGCCCTGGTGGCCATGGCCAAGGGACTGGGCGGGAAGGTCATCGCGGCCGTTATCGGACCGCGCGCCCTGGCCGAGGCCGCCGCGGCCGCCGGCCCCGACGCGGTGAAGTGGGTCGAGACGGAACAGGGGCGTCCGGCCGAAGCCTACGCCGGCCCGGTCGCCCGTCTGATCGCGGCCGACGCGCCCGGGGCGGTCGTCGCCAGCGCTTCCGCCGCGGGACGCGTCCTTGCCGGCGCGACAGCGGTGAAGCTCGGCGCGGCCATGATCCCGCGCGGCCTGAAGCTGTCAGCCGCTGGCGAGACCACCCTTTTGGAGCGCGCGGACCTGGACGGCCGGGTCATCGAGACGATCGCGTCCGCCGGGCCCGTGGTCACCTTCTATGCCGGAGGCGATGTCGAGCGGACGCCCTGCTCCCCGGCTCCCATCGAGACGGTCGCCGCCGATGGCGTCGCCGACATCAGGCTCGAGAAGACCGAACCGGCCGCCGGCGCCGATGCGGGCATCACCAAGGCCAGCGTGGTCGTCTCGGTCGGACGCGGTCTGAAGAAAAAGGACGACCTGACGCTCATCCAGGGCCTCGCCACGGCCCTCGGCGCCGAAATCGGCTGCAGCATGCCCGTCGCCGACGACCTGGGCTGGGTCGAAAAGGAGCGCTATGTGGGCCGGTCCGGCCAGCATATCACGCCCCGGCTCTACATCGCCGTCGGCATCCAGGGAGCCCCGCAACACCTGGAAGGCATCCGGGGGACCAAGGTCGTCGTCGGCATCAACAACGACCCCGACGCGCCGATCTTCAAGGCCGCCGACTTCGGCATCGTGGGCGATCTCTACGAGGTCGTCCCCGCCCTGCGGGCGGCCCTTGGCAAATAA
- a CDS encoding Electron transfer flavoprotein alpha/beta-subunit: MKTVIVYKWARDAKDAAVRNDGSVDWRNAKMSPGEDDFAALEAAKAIADGGEIIGLTIGDGDASWVLARGVKEAVSIADAPNLVDNAATAAVIAATVRKIGDVDIVTIGDSEEYAGVPAALAGLLGWPAVAHVDSAEAVDGRVRITRKLGKDVETVSLAAPAVVAVSAASPEKKVPGMKEQLMARKRPVSKLTLADIGAGGAEAVSSRATRLPETTAARLFEGAPPAAAAQLVEALRGEGVL, from the coding sequence ATGAAAACAGTCATTGTTTACAAGTGGGCCAGGGATGCCAAGGACGCGGCCGTCAGAAACGACGGATCCGTGGATTGGCGCAACGCGAAGATGAGCCCCGGCGAGGACGATTTCGCCGCGCTCGAGGCCGCCAAGGCCATTGCGGACGGGGGAGAGATCATCGGCCTGACCATCGGCGACGGCGACGCCAGCTGGGTGCTGGCCCGCGGCGTGAAGGAGGCCGTCTCGATCGCCGACGCGCCCAACCTCGTCGACAATGCGGCCACGGCGGCGGTCATTGCCGCCACCGTCAGAAAGATCGGCGACGTGGACATCGTCACGATCGGCGACTCCGAGGAATACGCCGGCGTCCCGGCGGCCCTCGCCGGACTGCTGGGCTGGCCGGCCGTCGCCCACGTCGACAGCGCCGAAGCCGTCGACGGGCGCGTGCGCATCACCCGCAAGCTGGGCAAGGACGTGGAGACCGTAAGCCTTGCCGCTCCAGCCGTCGTCGCGGTCAGCGCCGCCTCCCCCGAGAAAAAAGTCCCCGGCATGAAGGAGCAGCTGATGGCCCGCAAGCGGCCCGTCAGCAAGCTGACCCTCGCCGACATCGGGGCCGGTGGAGCCGAGGCGGTTTCGAGCCGGGCCACCAGATTGCCCGAAACCACCGCCGCCCGTCTCTTCGAGGGCGCGCCTCCCGCGGCGGCCGCGCAGCTCGTCGAAGCCCTGCGGGGCGAAGGGGTGTTGTGA
- a CDS encoding LysR family transcriptional regulator, producing the protein MFDFRQLRCFIAVARQLHFNRAANELHITQPSLTHTIKQLEQSLGVVLFERTTRTVGLTAAGRAFYKEAIRMQEQMELACQAARRAAQGEQGRLTIGFVTTAILCDLKRMIRLFHERFPHVELVLREMLIGDLLDKLHSDSLDLICSDGDVTDEAFDSCPIASPSMVLAVHRSNALASCRTVTLAQAMHQPFVVATDHPAHNLQRRMIQACQKADFTPAIRECADSVPCAVALVEAKLGVAMVYNIPTCRPADVVYKKLLNSDMEDVRMHLCWRRGALSPAAANFVQLG; encoded by the coding sequence ATGTTTGACTTTCGTCAACTGCGCTGTTTCATAGCCGTTGCGCGGCAGCTGCATTTTAACCGCGCGGCAAATGAACTCCATATAACGCAGCCGTCATTAACGCACACTATAAAACAACTTGAGCAGAGCCTTGGCGTTGTCTTGTTCGAGCGAACGACACGAACAGTAGGGCTTACAGCTGCGGGGCGCGCTTTTTATAAAGAGGCCATTCGCATGCAGGAGCAGATGGAACTGGCCTGCCAGGCCGCCAGACGGGCCGCACAGGGCGAACAAGGCCGTTTGACCATCGGCTTTGTAACGACAGCGATCCTGTGTGATCTCAAGCGCATGATCCGCCTGTTTCATGAGCGGTTTCCGCATGTCGAGCTGGTGCTGCGGGAGATGCTCATTGGTGATCTTCTGGACAAGTTGCATTCGGATTCGCTGGATTTGATCTGCAGCGACGGGGACGTGACAGACGAAGCCTTTGACTCGTGCCCGATCGCCAGCCCATCGATGGTCTTGGCCGTCCATCGCTCCAATGCCCTGGCGTCTTGCCGCACGGTCACCCTTGCCCAGGCGATGCATCAGCCTTTTGTCGTGGCCACCGACCACCCGGCGCACAACCTGCAACGCAGGATGATCCAGGCGTGCCAGAAGGCCGACTTTACTCCGGCCATACGGGAATGCGCCGACAGCGTGCCCTGCGCGGTGGCTTTGGTGGAAGCGAAGCTGGGGGTGGCGATGGTCTACAATATTCCGACCTGTCGCCCGGCCGACGTGGTCTACAAAAAGCTCCTGAACAGCGACATGGAAGACGTCCGCATGCATTTGTGCTGGCGTCGTGGGGCATTAAGTCCGGCGGCGGCCAATTTCGTGCAGCTGGGCTAG
- a CDS encoding DUF47 domain-containing protein: protein MLPPALHFLSPRRQTYLTGLLEHYRPVAWGMSLLSEALKHAITKRPDKGFRVLTGEIDNLEAEADKVKRHIRNHLPVAWFMVVDKTLFLDYTRRQDNILDAVQEATTWLALSSLEVPGPLAEAMMTSVAEAAETVALLHAALSATIEGILHKRGDRGAIKAHIQTVRQQHLKVVKAKRGLIAAAYASDMEFGAVYRIIRFVEYVFRASHNAESCADILRAMLAR, encoded by the coding sequence ATGTTGCCCCCTGCGCTGCATTTCCTTTCGCCACGCCGCCAAACATACCTGACAGGCCTGCTCGAGCATTACCGGCCCGTTGCCTGGGGCATGTCCCTTTTGAGCGAAGCCCTCAAGCACGCCATCACCAAACGCCCGGACAAGGGATTTCGCGTCCTGACCGGCGAGATCGACAACCTCGAGGCCGAGGCCGACAAAGTCAAACGCCACATCCGCAACCATCTGCCGGTCGCTTGGTTCATGGTCGTCGACAAGACGCTCTTCCTGGACTACACGCGCCGCCAGGACAACATCCTCGATGCGGTCCAGGAAGCCACGACCTGGCTCGCCTTGTCTTCCTTGGAGGTGCCCGGGCCTCTGGCAGAAGCCATGATGACCAGCGTCGCCGAAGCGGCCGAGACCGTGGCCCTGTTGCATGCGGCGCTTTCCGCCACCATCGAGGGGATCCTGCACAAGCGCGGCGATCGCGGCGCCATCAAGGCCCATATCCAGACCGTGCGCCAGCAACATCTGAAAGTGGTCAAGGCCAAGCGTGGCCTGATCGCCGCCGCCTACGCCTCGGACATGGAATTCGGGGCCGTCTACCGGATCATCCGCTTCGTGGAATACGTCTTCCGGGCCAGCCACAACGCCGAAAGCTGCGCCGATATCCTGCGGGCCATGCTGGCGCGTTAA
- a CDS encoding acyltransferase has product MQPSISAAPTTGPHNRLCSLDALKVIGCVSVVLLHALVPNVERVDDSLTWMAANLLSAATRQAVPLFFMISGALMLRRDFPSLPAHFGRVAVRYGLPLLGGLAAYKALAISQGDPTELFNTVLYNVRANLGFHLWFMWEFLGLALVAPILRPVAADKRAAWLFVALWAAYRVVAPWLRFLDVTIPVANMLFLPHTGYFVLGYVLAASPRRVPPLFLLCGMVVAIVATAGLTADFSLPFDRLDVRFYDPDAPLVLLLCACLFKLCLQSLTGNSPKALRFLAGATFSVYIYHILALSRLTHFIGPTTLFMSVCVHTPLAFAACLLLYAIARRVPGLKYFFPG; this is encoded by the coding sequence GTGCAGCCATCCATCTCCGCCGCCCCGACCACGGGACCGCATAACCGTCTGTGTTCCCTGGACGCCTTGAAAGTCATCGGCTGCGTCAGCGTCGTGCTGCTGCATGCCCTGGTGCCGAACGTCGAGCGGGTGGACGATTCCCTGACCTGGATGGCGGCCAACCTCTTGAGCGCCGCCACGCGCCAGGCCGTGCCGCTTTTTTTCATGATCAGCGGGGCGCTGATGCTGCGCCGCGATTTCCCGTCCCTGCCGGCCCATTTCGGCCGGGTGGCCGTGCGCTACGGCCTGCCGCTTTTGGGCGGGCTTGCCGCCTACAAGGCGCTGGCCATCAGCCAGGGCGACCCGACGGAACTTTTCAACACCGTCCTTTACAACGTGCGGGCCAACCTGGGCTTTCACCTGTGGTTCATGTGGGAATTTCTGGGGCTGGCGCTCGTGGCCCCGATCCTGCGGCCGGTCGCCGCCGATAAACGCGCGGCGTGGCTGTTCGTGGCCTTGTGGGCGGCGTATCGCGTCGTCGCTCCCTGGCTGCGCTTCCTGGATGTGACGATTCCGGTGGCGAACATGCTTTTTCTCCCGCACACCGGCTATTTCGTCCTGGGCTACGTGCTTGCCGCCTCGCCCCGACGCGTTCCGCCGCTATTTCTCCTCTGCGGCATGGTGGTCGCCATCGTCGCCACGGCCGGGCTCACGGCCGATTTCTCCCTTCCCTTCGACCGGCTGGACGTGCGCTTTTACGATCCGGACGCGCCCCTCGTGCTGCTCTTATGCGCCTGTCTCTTCAAGCTATGCCTTCAAAGCCTGACCGGGAACTCGCCCAAGGCGCTGCGCTTCCTGGCCGGGGCGACCTTTTCCGTCTACATCTACCACATCCTGGCGCTCTCCCGCCTGACCCATTTCATCGGCCCGACGACGCTCTTCATGAGCGTGTGCGTCCACACGCCCCTGGCCTTCGCCGCCTGCCTGCTCCTGTACGCCATCGCCCGGCGCGTGCCCGGGCTGAAATATTTCTTCCCGGGATAA
- a CDS encoding peroxiredoxin, with protein MHDHDHEYDEECCIEVPEASVGQEVVDFSMKVYDPTEGGFGEMSMEAIQKAGKWTILVFYPADFTFVCPTELADLATKHEELAKMGFEVFSVSTDTEFAHLAWRNSEKLLENVKFKMAADPTGQVSRYFGVYDPESGLALRGTFIINPDGVLVSKEVNFYNVGRNADELLRKCQANLHLREHPAEACPAKWTPGEKTLTPSEKIVGNVYDALKG; from the coding sequence ATGCACGATCACGATCACGAATACGACGAGGAATGCTGCATCGAAGTGCCCGAGGCCAGCGTCGGCCAGGAAGTGGTCGACTTTTCCATGAAGGTCTACGACCCGACCGAAGGCGGGTTCGGCGAGATGTCCATGGAGGCGATCCAGAAGGCCGGCAAATGGACCATCCTGGTCTTCTACCCGGCCGACTTCACCTTCGTCTGCCCGACCGAGCTGGCCGACCTCGCCACCAAGCACGAGGAACTGGCCAAGATGGGCTTCGAAGTCTTCTCCGTGTCCACGGACACCGAATTCGCCCACCTGGCCTGGCGCAACAGCGAAAAGCTGCTGGAAAACGTCAAGTTCAAGATGGCCGCCGACCCCACCGGCCAGGTTTCGCGCTACTTCGGCGTCTACGACCCGGAATCGGGACTGGCCCTTCGCGGCACCTTCATCATCAACCCCGACGGGGTGCTGGTGTCCAAGGAAGTCAACTTCTACAACGTGGGCCGCAACGCCGACGAACTGCTGCGTAAATGCCAGGCCAACCTGCACCTGCGCGAACACCCGGCCGAAGCCTGCCCGGCCAAATGGACCCCGGGCGAAAAGACCCTGACCCCCTCGGAAAAAATCGTGGGCAACGTCTACGACGCGCTTAAGGGATAA
- a CDS encoding SH3 domain-containing protein, which produces MRIVVSRLVVAALVAASLGLAGCAGRPVPAAPADARSVRTVRAALLNVLTCPSVNCSVVEDLHAGEKVSLLSPEINGWHQVRVLKDGQEGYVQARFLGR; this is translated from the coding sequence ATGCGTATTGTCGTGTCGCGTTTGGTGGTTGCCGCGCTTGTGGCCGCAAGCCTGGGGCTTGCCGGTTGTGCCGGGCGTCCGGTTCCGGCCGCGCCCGCCGATGCCCGGTCCGTGCGCACGGTGCGCGCGGCGCTGCTCAATGTGCTCACCTGCCCGAGCGTGAATTGCTCGGTGGTCGAAGACCTGCACGCCGGGGAAAAGGTGTCGTTGCTCTCTCCCGAAATCAACGGCTGGCACCAGGTCCGGGTGCTCAAGGACGGTCAGGAAGGGTATGTGCAGGCCCGGTTCCTCGGGCGGTAG